In Actinomycetota bacterium, a single genomic region encodes these proteins:
- a CDS encoding NADH-quinone oxidoreductase subunit B, which yields MGLEEKLPSGILLTTVEKFAGYARKGSLWPVTFGLACCAIEMMAVGGARYDISRFGMEVFRASPRQADLMIVAGRVSQKMAPVLRQIYDQMPNPKWVLAMGVCASSGGMFNNYAVVQGVDHVVPVDMYLPGCPPRPEMLIDAILKIHDKIQDTKLGPNREREVAQLESAALAAEPTSAMKGLLR from the coding sequence ATGGGCCTCGAGGAGAAGCTGCCCTCCGGGATTCTGCTGACGACCGTCGAGAAGTTCGCCGGCTACGCCCGCAAGGGTTCGCTGTGGCCGGTCACGTTCGGCCTGGCCTGTTGTGCCATCGAGATGATGGCCGTCGGCGGTGCCCGCTACGACATCTCCCGTTTCGGTATGGAGGTGTTCCGGGCCTCCCCGCGGCAGGCGGACCTGATGATCGTCGCCGGCCGGGTCAGCCAGAAGATGGCCCCGGTGCTCCGCCAGATCTACGACCAGATGCCCAACCCGAAGTGGGTGCTGGCGATGGGCGTGTGCGCGTCGTCCGGCGGGATGTTCAACAACTACGCCGTCGTGCAGGGCGTGGACCACGTCGTCCCGGTCGACATGTACCTGCCGGGCTGCCCGCCGCGGCCGGAGATGCTCATCGACGCGATCCTGAAGATCCACGACAAGATCCAGGACACCAAGCTCGGGCCGAACCGGGAACGCGAAGTGGCGCAGCTGGAATCCGCGGCGCTCGCCGCTGAACCGACCTCGGCGATGAAGGGCCTGCTGCGGTGA
- a CDS encoding NADH-quinone oxidoreductase subunit A → MNVYTPILLLGILAGGFAVFSVAMATLTGPKRYNRAKVDAYECGIEPTPQPVGGGRFPVKYYLTAMLFIVFDIEIVFLYPWAVSFDQLAIFGLVEMVLFILTVLVVYAYVWRRKGLEWD, encoded by the coding sequence GTGAACGTCTACACGCCGATCCTCCTGCTCGGGATCCTCGCTGGCGGCTTCGCGGTGTTCTCGGTCGCGATGGCGACGCTGACCGGCCCGAAGCGGTACAACCGAGCCAAGGTCGACGCCTACGAATGTGGCATCGAGCCGACCCCGCAACCGGTCGGCGGCGGCCGCTTCCCCGTGAAGTACTACCTGACGGCGATGCTGTTCATCGTCTTCGACATCGAGATCGTCTTCCTCTATCCGTGGGCGGTCTCGTTCGACCAGCTGGCGATCTTCGGGTTGGTGGAGATGGTGCTGTTCATCCTCACCGTCCTGGTGGTCTACGCCTACGTGTGGCGCCGCAAGGGACTCGAGTGGGACTGA
- a CDS encoding geranylgeranyl reductase family protein encodes MSGPSTDADVIVVGAGPAGSTAAFHLARAGLDVLLLEKTRFPREKVCGDGLTPRAVKQLVAMGVDISADAGWIRNKGLRIVSGGTTLHLPWPQLTAFPDYGLVRTRADFDQILARHAEKAGARLLEGTAVTGPVFDGSGRVAGVTARPLDAAGRRDGADVTYRAPLVVAADGNSSRLSLAVGLRKRDDRPMGVAVRTYYRSPRTDDDWLESWLELWDGDKLLPGYGWAFGVGDGTVNVGLGILNTSAAFGNVDYRELMSRWVLSTPEEWGYREENQTQPIRGAALPMGFNRQPHYTNGLLLVGDAGGMVNPFNGEGIAYAMESGALAAEVAAQALARASGPARERTLHGYATTLKQTYGGYYTLGRWFVKLIGHPQVMSVATQKGLHHPRLMAFTIKLLANLTDPRDGDAMDKVINSLARVAPAA; translated from the coding sequence GTGTCCGGCCCGAGCACTGACGCCGACGTCATCGTCGTCGGCGCGGGCCCGGCCGGCTCCACTGCGGCGTTCCACCTCGCCCGGGCCGGGCTCGACGTCCTGCTGCTGGAGAAGACGCGCTTCCCGCGCGAGAAGGTGTGCGGCGACGGGCTGACCCCGCGGGCGGTCAAGCAGCTGGTCGCCATGGGCGTCGACATCTCCGCGGACGCCGGCTGGATCCGCAACAAGGGCCTGCGGATCGTCTCCGGCGGTACCACGCTGCACCTGCCGTGGCCACAGCTCACCGCGTTCCCGGACTACGGCCTGGTCCGGACCCGCGCTGACTTCGACCAGATCCTGGCCCGGCACGCCGAGAAGGCCGGGGCACGGCTGCTGGAGGGCACGGCGGTGACCGGGCCGGTGTTCGACGGCAGCGGGCGGGTCGCCGGGGTGACCGCCCGGCCGCTGGACGCCGCCGGGCGACGTGACGGTGCCGACGTGACGTACCGGGCTCCGCTGGTCGTCGCCGCGGACGGGAACTCGTCCCGGCTCAGCCTGGCCGTCGGGCTGCGCAAACGTGACGACCGCCCGATGGGCGTCGCCGTCCGCACCTACTACCGCAGCCCCCGCACCGACGACGACTGGCTGGAGTCCTGGCTGGAACTCTGGGACGGCGACAAGCTGCTGCCCGGGTACGGCTGGGCATTCGGCGTCGGCGACGGCACCGTGAACGTGGGGCTGGGGATCCTCAACACCTCCGCGGCGTTCGGCAACGTCGACTACCGCGAGCTGATGTCGCGTTGGGTGCTGAGCACTCCCGAGGAGTGGGGTTACCGGGAGGAGAACCAGACCCAGCCGATCCGCGGTGCGGCGCTGCCGATGGGCTTCAACCGCCAGCCGCACTACACCAACGGCCTGCTGCTGGTCGGCGACGCCGGCGGGATGGTCAACCCCTTCAACGGCGAGGGCATCGCGTATGCGATGGAATCCGGCGCGCTGGCCGCGGAGGTCGCCGCTCAGGCGCTCGCCCGGGCGAGCGGGCCGGCCCGGGAACGTACCCTGCACGGCTACGCCACGACGCTCAAGCAGACCTACGGCGGCTACTACACCCTCGGTCGCTGGTTCGTGAAGCTGATCGGCCACCCCCAGGTGATGTCGGTCGCGACCCAGAAGGGCCTGCATCACCCGCGCCTCATGGCGTTCACCATCAAGCTGCTGGCGAATCTCACCGATCCGCGCGACGGCGACGCCATGGACAAGGTCATCAACTCGCTGGCCCGGGTAGCGCCAGCGGCGTAG
- a CDS encoding demethylmenaquinone methyltransferase → MPAVSRADLGKEPDEVAAMFDGVARRYDLTNDVLSGGRTRSWRRAVMAALALQPGERVLDLAAGTGTSTEPMRLAGAYAVACDFSLGMLDVGRRRLPQLPFVAGDALRLPFADNSFDAVTISFGLRNVHDPAAALAELRRVAVPGGRLLVCEFSAPTNAAFRQLYGDYLMRALPALARRTSSNPDAYVYLAESIRAWPDQAGLAAIIAAAGWRDVAWQNRTGGIVALHRATSP, encoded by the coding sequence ATGCCGGCCGTGAGCAGAGCCGACCTGGGCAAGGAACCAGACGAGGTCGCCGCGATGTTCGACGGCGTGGCGCGCCGGTACGACCTCACCAACGACGTGCTGTCGGGCGGCCGGACACGGTCCTGGCGTCGCGCGGTGATGGCCGCGCTGGCGTTGCAGCCCGGCGAACGGGTGCTGGACCTCGCGGCCGGGACCGGGACCAGCACCGAGCCGATGCGTCTCGCCGGCGCCTACGCCGTGGCCTGCGACTTCTCCCTTGGCATGCTCGACGTCGGCCGCCGCCGACTGCCGCAGTTGCCGTTCGTGGCCGGCGATGCCCTCCGACTCCCGTTCGCGGACAACAGCTTCGACGCGGTGACGATCTCGTTCGGGCTGCGCAACGTGCACGATCCTGCGGCCGCGCTCGCCGAACTGCGGCGGGTGGCCGTCCCCGGCGGCCGGCTGCTGGTGTGCGAGTTCTCCGCGCCGACCAACGCGGCATTCCGCCAGTTGTACGGCGACTACCTGATGCGGGCGCTGCCGGCGCTGGCCCGTCGTACGTCGAGCAATCCCGACGCCTACGTGTACCTGGCGGAGTCCATCCGGGCGTGGCCGGACCAGGCGGGCCTGGCGGCGATCATCGCCGCGGCGGGCTGGCGAGATGTCGCCTGGCAGAACCGGACCGGGGGCATCGTGGCCCTGCACCGGGCGACCTCGCCGTGA
- a CDS encoding isochorismate synthase: MRGPGEPAGGKAVRPVAEPLYVRTVEIDDPGFLLDRIPADGALSWVRDGDGLVGWGEAARVELDGAERFSRAQRWWTDLLARTETDDQVAVPGTGPIAFASFGFDPRPGRSVVVVPRTVLGRRGGRAWLTTVGTGTPAPAARLRPVAAPTPVGTVQWEAGRLDDAAWQAAVSQAVARIRSGELDKVVLARDILARVSGPIDVRRLLRRLALAYPDCWTFAVDGLVGATPELLVRRTGDHVTSRVLAGTVRRDGDASADASAAQALLASGKDLHEHEYAVHSVADALAAHCTDLDVPDRPTVLRLANVQHLVTDVTGRLADAVPVLALAGSLHPTAAVCGTPTERAMAVIRELEGIDRGRYAGPVGWFDANGDGELGIALRCAEVDAAAGTLRLFAGCGIVAGSQPAAELAETRDKLRAMQTAVEPD; this comes from the coding sequence ATGCGCGGACCGGGCGAACCCGCCGGCGGGAAAGCTGTCCGCCCGGTCGCCGAACCGCTGTACGTCCGCACGGTGGAGATCGACGATCCGGGCTTCCTGCTCGACCGGATCCCGGCCGACGGCGCCCTGTCCTGGGTGCGTGACGGCGACGGGCTGGTCGGCTGGGGCGAGGCGGCCCGCGTGGAACTCGACGGCGCCGAACGCTTCAGCCGGGCGCAGCGGTGGTGGACCGACCTGCTGGCGCGCACCGAGACCGACGACCAGGTCGCTGTGCCGGGGACCGGCCCGATCGCCTTCGCCTCGTTCGGCTTCGATCCCCGGCCGGGTCGTTCGGTGGTCGTGGTGCCCCGGACGGTGCTGGGTCGGCGCGGCGGCCGGGCGTGGCTGACCACGGTCGGCACCGGTACGCCGGCGCCGGCCGCGCGGTTGCGCCCGGTCGCGGCGCCCACGCCGGTCGGCACCGTGCAGTGGGAAGCGGGCCGACTCGACGACGCCGCCTGGCAGGCGGCGGTGAGCCAGGCGGTGGCCCGGATCCGCTCCGGTGAGCTGGACAAGGTCGTGCTGGCCCGGGACATCCTGGCCCGGGTGAGCGGGCCGATCGACGTCCGCCGGTTGCTGCGGCGGCTCGCGCTGGCGTACCCGGACTGCTGGACCTTCGCCGTGGACGGACTGGTCGGCGCGACCCCGGAGTTGCTGGTACGGCGTACCGGCGACCACGTCACCTCCCGGGTGCTCGCCGGGACCGTCCGCCGGGATGGCGACGCCTCGGCCGACGCCTCCGCCGCCCAGGCGCTGCTGGCCAGCGGCAAGGACCTGCATGAGCACGAGTACGCCGTGCACTCGGTCGCCGACGCCCTCGCCGCGCACTGCACCGACCTGGACGTGCCGGACCGTCCGACGGTGTTGCGGCTGGCCAACGTCCAGCATCTGGTGACCGACGTGACAGGGCGCCTCGCCGACGCCGTCCCCGTCCTCGCGCTCGCCGGCTCGCTGCATCCCACCGCGGCCGTCTGCGGCACGCCGACGGAACGTGCTATGGCCGTGATCCGGGAACTGGAGGGAATCGACCGCGGCCGGTATGCCGGCCCGGTCGGCTGGTTCGACGCCAACGGGGACGGCGAACTGGGGATCGCGCTGCGCTGCGCCGAGGTCGACGCGGCCGCCGGAACGCTGCGGCTGTTCGCCGGCTGCGGCATCGTCGCCGGTTCGCAACCGGCAGCCGAACTGGCGGAGACCCGCGACAAACTGCGGGCGATGCAAACCGCCGTCGAACCGGACTGA
- a CDS encoding alpha/beta hydrolase, with translation MPSPETTEPAWTHANLLANGQRFHVVHQGEGPLVLLVHGFPEFWYMWRHQLPVLAAAGYHVVAADMRGCGRSSKPLRISDYRITEMVADCVGIVEALGHKQAVIVGHDRGATVAWTAAWTRPDVFRAVAGLTLPFAGRALSPVAGVSSLGEVKPSELYRIVAGSPDRLWYIEYMSMIGAVEAEFDADPRGFLSDMMYTYSADSRPADYQLPDVGSLDRDGVLEYLRSTANCLKTGGRWRDRFLPAPDPLPDWLAAEIDSYVEEFERTGLRTAPNWYRCTDLNWELLAPYQGRPVQVPALHVGMDDLTSVFGHEAIANMATTVPLLTESVILTGCGHWIQEKPTEVNEILLRFLRRIS, from the coding sequence ATGCCGTCACCCGAGACCACCGAGCCAGCCTGGACCCACGCCAATCTCTTGGCCAACGGTCAGCGGTTCCATGTTGTGCACCAAGGGGAAGGCCCACTGGTGCTGCTGGTTCACGGGTTCCCGGAGTTCTGGTACATGTGGCGTCACCAGCTTCCCGTGCTGGCAGCCGCCGGGTACCACGTCGTCGCCGCCGACATGCGTGGCTGTGGTCGCTCGTCCAAGCCGCTTCGGATCTCCGACTACCGGATCACCGAGATGGTCGCCGACTGCGTCGGCATCGTCGAAGCACTGGGACACAAGCAGGCCGTCATCGTCGGCCACGACCGCGGAGCGACGGTGGCCTGGACGGCCGCGTGGACCAGACCCGATGTCTTTCGTGCCGTCGCCGGGTTGACGCTGCCGTTCGCCGGCCGAGCACTGAGCCCCGTGGCCGGTGTTTCGTCATTGGGCGAGGTGAAGCCCAGCGAGCTGTACCGCATCGTCGCCGGCAGCCCGGACCGACTGTGGTACATCGAATACATGTCGATGATCGGTGCGGTCGAGGCCGAGTTCGACGCCGACCCGCGTGGATTCCTCAGCGACATGATGTACACGTATTCTGCGGACTCCCGCCCCGCCGACTACCAGCTGCCCGACGTCGGCTCGCTGGACCGCGACGGCGTGCTCGAGTACCTGCGGTCCACGGCGAACTGCCTCAAGACGGGCGGTCGGTGGCGGGATCGCTTCCTGCCGGCACCCGACCCGCTGCCGGACTGGCTGGCAGCCGAGATCGACTCCTACGTCGAAGAGTTCGAGCGCACCGGGCTGCGGACCGCGCCGAACTGGTACCGCTGTACCGACCTGAACTGGGAGTTGCTGGCGCCGTACCAGGGCCGGCCGGTCCAGGTCCCCGCGCTGCACGTCGGGATGGACGACCTGACCAGTGTGTTCGGTCACGAGGCCATCGCGAACATGGCCACGACGGTGCCGTTGCTGACCGAGTCCGTGATCCTCACCGGCTGCGGCCACTGGATCCAGGAGAAGCCCACCGAGGTCAACGAGATCCTGCTCCGGTTCCTGCGCCGTATCAGCTGA